The Mercenaria mercenaria strain notata chromosome 8, MADL_Memer_1, whole genome shotgun sequence genome has a segment encoding these proteins:
- the LOC123566150 gene encoding dual oxidase 2-like isoform X1: MITVSYADCVTGVGCQEQPRQLAADDEDLLEPCTPFETYDYFTGSEASFALTFTLAAACIPLTFLVMYLLSLYRRNSIYKTRQLPQPLEKTPSSNMNEFRALEWVDWDELERHVFVVLEPEHGRIDVFNTKRVLLRYIDMCQAAKLQNGSIEIHLSNDKTENLVAIKLQEYDLVLKFYNTEERQGFMNYFEVFASNRIIQLTQRNLLESYILRNVNTKKHRQEKLNKFFRKILSMFQEGEHDVDENIYGPVDNTGSEMTKIELTQTEFGEAFGMKPNSTFVKHMFLLVDANQSGRVSFKEFMDIFILLSSDDTDSKTKLLFNMYDMKQQGYLTIDDLYQMIRSLLDLSENNVTDEKVTEFTSAVYRSAGLRPGSEITFSDFKKVFTSGDYAKTLKNATLELNVNEEDEDQATFLKVPSASNKMIQRRSTLVRGYSISGQSTSGNGTLSGGYGKRESSISPGKYHTFARSASQISRVKVFTDFKTESLPDTLVRILGYLETYRLHVFWLCLYCFVTIGIFVERSYYYAVERENGGLRRVANHGVTMSRGSASVIMFTYAGLLITMCKNLITSLRETFLHRFIPFDYFHTLHKFIACVSLAFTVLHVTAHGVNFYHVCTQPSTDLNCYFREYFRATHELASFHYWAFGTVTGLTGVILTVLLIILYVFSLPMSRRYLFHVFWNTHKLYHAIIILTFLHGSARLVQEPHFPYYIVGPAVLFIIDKLISISRATIELTVIKAELLPSDVTSLTVIKPSGFEYQSGQWAQVACKALGEREFHPFTMTSAPHEKNLTFHIRAVGPWTTNIRRLFDPSIRAGSSYSKLLLDGPFGEGHQDWYRYEVSVLIGGGIGVTPFASILKDIVHKSQMSITMQCKKVYFLWVTRTQKQFEWVTDIIRGLEAADQNNMVTTHIFVTQFRSKFDLRTSMLYICERHFQKIAGKSLFTGLEATTHFGRPRFYHFLESLRYEHKNVKRLGIFSCGPRPMTLAVEQACSSLNKYQCPTYYHHYENF, translated from the exons atgatAACGGTAAGTTATGCTGATTGTGTTACAGGAGTCGGTTGCCAAGAACAACCAAGACAACTTGCCGCTGATGATGAAGATCTGTTAGAACCATGTACACCGTTTGAGACATACGACTATTTCACCGGAAGTGAAGCGTCATTTGCTTTGACATTCACACTGGCTGCCGCCTGTATACCTC taacgTTTTTAGTAATGTATCTGCTTTCGCTGTACAGAAGAAATAGTATCTACAAGACACGACAATTACCCCAACCTTTAGAGAAAACGCCATCTTCAAATATGAACGAGTTCAGAG CTCTGGAGTGGGTAGACTGGGATGAGCTggagaggcacgtgtttgttgtGCTCGAGCCCGAACACGGACGCATAGATGTGTTCAATACAAAGAGGGTACTCTTACGTTATATCGACATGTGCCAGGCGGCTAAATTACAGAACGGTTCGATAGAAATTCATCTGTCAAATGATAAAACAGAAAACCTGGTAGCGATTAAACTACAAGAATACGACTTG GTGCTGAAATTCTATAACACCGAAGAAcgacaaggttttatgaattaCTTCGAAGTATTTGCCAGTAATAGAATTATACAGCTAACACAGAGAAATCTTCTTGAGTCCTACATTTTACGTAATGTAAACACAAAGAAACACAGACAAGAAAAACTAAACAAATTCTTCAGAAAGATTCTTAGC ATGTTTCAAGAAGGTGAACATGATGTAGATGAGAACATCTATGGCCCTGTCGATAACACCGGAAGTGAAATGACTAAGATCGAACTTACGCAGACAGAGTTCGGTGAAGCATTTGGCATGAAGCCAAATTCAACTTTCGTCAAACATATGTTCCTGTTAGTGGACGCAAACCAGTCTGGTCGTGTCTCGTTTAAAGAATTTATGGATATCTTTATTTTGCTGTCGTCTG ACGACACGGATAGTAAAACCAAACTATTGTTTAACATGTACGACATGAAACAGCAAGGTTACCTCACCATTGACGATCTCTATCAAATGATCAG GTCGCTGCTAGATCTTTCTGAAAACAATGTAACAGACGAAAAAGTAACGGAATTCACATCAGCAGTGTATAGATCAGCAGGTCTGAGACCAGGCTCTGAGATCACGTTTTCCGATTTCAAAAAGGTTTTTACGAGCGGAGACTATGCGAAAACTCTGAAAAACGCGACTCTAGAGTTGAACG TCAATGAAGAAGATGAAGACCAAGCCACGTTTCTCAAAGTGCCTTCTGCTTCAAATAAAATGATTCAACGCCGTTCCACTTTGGTCCGTGGCTACAG CATATCAGGTCAGAGCACATCAGGTAATGGCACATTGAGTGGTGGCTATGGAAAACGTGAGTCTAGTATTTCTCCTGGAAAGTATCACACCTTCGCACGAAGTGCGTCACAGATCAG TCGGGTAAAAGTATTTACAGACTTCAAGACTGAATCTCTACCGGATACACTCGTGAGGATTCTTGGATACCTGGAGACTTACAGACTACACGTGTTCTGGCTATGCTTGTACTGTTTTGTAACGATCGGCATCTTTGTTGAACGGTCTTATT ATTACGCTGTAGAACGTGAAAACGGAGGTTTACGGCGCGTAGCCAACCACGGCGTGACTATGAGTCGAGGTTCTGCTAGCGTCATCATGTTCACCTATGCCGGACTTCTTATAACCATGTGCAAAAACTTAATTACGAGCCTCCGGGAAACCTTCCTTCACAGATTTATCCCATTTGACTATTTCCATACCCTACACAAGTTCATAGCATGTGTCTCTCTTGCTTTCACAG TACTGCACGTGACTGCACATGGCGTGAACTTCTACCATGTTTGCACTCAACCATCAACAGATCTAAACTGCTACTTCCGAGAATACTTCAGAgc CACTCATGAACTTGCAAGCTTCCATTACTGGGCATTTGGGACAGTGACAG gtcTGACGGGAGTAATTTTGACTGTTTTGTTGATTATTTTGTATGTATTCTCACTTCCGATGTCAAGACGCTATCTGTTTCACGTGTTTTGGAACACTCACAAGTTATATCACGCAATTATCATACTGACTTTTCTCCATGGAAGTGCGAGACTGGTCCAAGAACCGCATTTTCCATACTACATTGTGGGACCCGCTGTTCTGTTTATAATAGACAAGTTGATCAGCATTAGCCGAGCTACAATAGAACTAACAGTGATCAAAGCGGAACTACTTCCTTCag ACGTCACTTCATTGACTGTAATCAAGCCATCCGGGTTCGAGTACCAGTCCGGACAGTGGGCACAAGTGGCATGTAAGGCATTAGGTGAGCGTGAATTTCACCCATTTACGATGACGTCAGCACCGCACGAGAAGAATCTGACATTTCATATAAGAGCGGTAGGACCGTGGACAACCAACATCAGACGACTTTTTGACCCAAGTATCCGTGCTGGCTCAAGTTATTCAAAG CTGTTATTGGACGGGCCTTTTGGAGAGGGACACCAGGACTGGTATCGTTATGAAGTATCTGTACTGATTGGGGGTGGGATTGGTGTCACGCCCTTCGCTTCAATACTCAAAGACATAGTACACAAGTCGCAGATGagcattacaatgcaatgcaaaaAG GTGTATTTCCTATGGGTTACAAGGACACAGAAGCAGTTCGAATGGGTCACTGATATAATCCGTGGTCTTGAGGCTGCTGACCAGAACAACATGGTCACAACACATATTTTCGTCACACAGTTCAGATCAAAATTTGACCTACGGACATCTATGCTT TACATCTGCGAGCGACACTTCCAGAAGATTGcaggaaaaagcttgtttactGGGCTGGAAGCAACAACACATTTCGGGAGGCCAAGATTTTATCATTTCTTAGAATCTCTGAGATATGAAcacaaaaat GTGAAAAGGCTAGGGATATTTAGTTGTGGACCTCGGCCTATGACACTTGCCGTGGAACAGGCGTGTTCCTCATTGAACAAATACCAATGTCCTACATATTATCACCATTATGAAAATTTCTGA
- the LOC123566150 gene encoding dual oxidase 2-like isoform X2, translating to MNYFEVFASNRIIQLTQRNLLESYILRNVNTKKHRQEKLNKFFRKILSMFQEGEHDVDENIYGPVDNTGSEMTKIELTQTEFGEAFGMKPNSTFVKHMFLLVDANQSGRVSFKEFMDIFILLSSDDTDSKTKLLFNMYDMKQQGYLTIDDLYQMIRSLLDLSENNVTDEKVTEFTSAVYRSAGLRPGSEITFSDFKKVFTSGDYAKTLKNATLELNVNEEDEDQATFLKVPSASNKMIQRRSTLVRGYSISGQSTSGNGTLSGGYGKRESSISPGKYHTFARSASQISRVKVFTDFKTESLPDTLVRILGYLETYRLHVFWLCLYCFVTIGIFVERSYYYAVERENGGLRRVANHGVTMSRGSASVIMFTYAGLLITMCKNLITSLRETFLHRFIPFDYFHTLHKFIACVSLAFTVLHVTAHGVNFYHVCTQPSTDLNCYFREYFRATHELASFHYWAFGTVTGLTGVILTVLLIILYVFSLPMSRRYLFHVFWNTHKLYHAIIILTFLHGSARLVQEPHFPYYIVGPAVLFIIDKLISISRATIELTVIKAELLPSDVTSLTVIKPSGFEYQSGQWAQVACKALGEREFHPFTMTSAPHEKNLTFHIRAVGPWTTNIRRLFDPSIRAGSSYSKLLLDGPFGEGHQDWYRYEVSVLIGGGIGVTPFASILKDIVHKSQMSITMQCKKVYFLWVTRTQKQFEWVTDIIRGLEAADQNNMVTTHIFVTQFRSKFDLRTSMLYICERHFQKIAGKSLFTGLEATTHFGRPRFYHFLESLRYEHKNVKRLGIFSCGPRPMTLAVEQACSSLNKYQCPTYYHHYENF from the exons atgaattaCTTCGAAGTATTTGCCAGTAATAGAATTATACAGCTAACACAGAGAAATCTTCTTGAGTCCTACATTTTACGTAATGTAAACACAAAGAAACACAGACAAGAAAAACTAAACAAATTCTTCAGAAAGATTCTTAGC ATGTTTCAAGAAGGTGAACATGATGTAGATGAGAACATCTATGGCCCTGTCGATAACACCGGAAGTGAAATGACTAAGATCGAACTTACGCAGACAGAGTTCGGTGAAGCATTTGGCATGAAGCCAAATTCAACTTTCGTCAAACATATGTTCCTGTTAGTGGACGCAAACCAGTCTGGTCGTGTCTCGTTTAAAGAATTTATGGATATCTTTATTTTGCTGTCGTCTG ACGACACGGATAGTAAAACCAAACTATTGTTTAACATGTACGACATGAAACAGCAAGGTTACCTCACCATTGACGATCTCTATCAAATGATCAG GTCGCTGCTAGATCTTTCTGAAAACAATGTAACAGACGAAAAAGTAACGGAATTCACATCAGCAGTGTATAGATCAGCAGGTCTGAGACCAGGCTCTGAGATCACGTTTTCCGATTTCAAAAAGGTTTTTACGAGCGGAGACTATGCGAAAACTCTGAAAAACGCGACTCTAGAGTTGAACG TCAATGAAGAAGATGAAGACCAAGCCACGTTTCTCAAAGTGCCTTCTGCTTCAAATAAAATGATTCAACGCCGTTCCACTTTGGTCCGTGGCTACAG CATATCAGGTCAGAGCACATCAGGTAATGGCACATTGAGTGGTGGCTATGGAAAACGTGAGTCTAGTATTTCTCCTGGAAAGTATCACACCTTCGCACGAAGTGCGTCACAGATCAG TCGGGTAAAAGTATTTACAGACTTCAAGACTGAATCTCTACCGGATACACTCGTGAGGATTCTTGGATACCTGGAGACTTACAGACTACACGTGTTCTGGCTATGCTTGTACTGTTTTGTAACGATCGGCATCTTTGTTGAACGGTCTTATT ATTACGCTGTAGAACGTGAAAACGGAGGTTTACGGCGCGTAGCCAACCACGGCGTGACTATGAGTCGAGGTTCTGCTAGCGTCATCATGTTCACCTATGCCGGACTTCTTATAACCATGTGCAAAAACTTAATTACGAGCCTCCGGGAAACCTTCCTTCACAGATTTATCCCATTTGACTATTTCCATACCCTACACAAGTTCATAGCATGTGTCTCTCTTGCTTTCACAG TACTGCACGTGACTGCACATGGCGTGAACTTCTACCATGTTTGCACTCAACCATCAACAGATCTAAACTGCTACTTCCGAGAATACTTCAGAgc CACTCATGAACTTGCAAGCTTCCATTACTGGGCATTTGGGACAGTGACAG gtcTGACGGGAGTAATTTTGACTGTTTTGTTGATTATTTTGTATGTATTCTCACTTCCGATGTCAAGACGCTATCTGTTTCACGTGTTTTGGAACACTCACAAGTTATATCACGCAATTATCATACTGACTTTTCTCCATGGAAGTGCGAGACTGGTCCAAGAACCGCATTTTCCATACTACATTGTGGGACCCGCTGTTCTGTTTATAATAGACAAGTTGATCAGCATTAGCCGAGCTACAATAGAACTAACAGTGATCAAAGCGGAACTACTTCCTTCag ACGTCACTTCATTGACTGTAATCAAGCCATCCGGGTTCGAGTACCAGTCCGGACAGTGGGCACAAGTGGCATGTAAGGCATTAGGTGAGCGTGAATTTCACCCATTTACGATGACGTCAGCACCGCACGAGAAGAATCTGACATTTCATATAAGAGCGGTAGGACCGTGGACAACCAACATCAGACGACTTTTTGACCCAAGTATCCGTGCTGGCTCAAGTTATTCAAAG CTGTTATTGGACGGGCCTTTTGGAGAGGGACACCAGGACTGGTATCGTTATGAAGTATCTGTACTGATTGGGGGTGGGATTGGTGTCACGCCCTTCGCTTCAATACTCAAAGACATAGTACACAAGTCGCAGATGagcattacaatgcaatgcaaaaAG GTGTATTTCCTATGGGTTACAAGGACACAGAAGCAGTTCGAATGGGTCACTGATATAATCCGTGGTCTTGAGGCTGCTGACCAGAACAACATGGTCACAACACATATTTTCGTCACACAGTTCAGATCAAAATTTGACCTACGGACATCTATGCTT TACATCTGCGAGCGACACTTCCAGAAGATTGcaggaaaaagcttgtttactGGGCTGGAAGCAACAACACATTTCGGGAGGCCAAGATTTTATCATTTCTTAGAATCTCTGAGATATGAAcacaaaaat GTGAAAAGGCTAGGGATATTTAGTTGTGGACCTCGGCCTATGACACTTGCCGTGGAACAGGCGTGTTCCTCATTGAACAAATACCAATGTCCTACATATTATCACCATTATGAAAATTTCTGA